In Helicobacter anatolicus, a single genomic region encodes these proteins:
- a CDS encoding FUSC family protein, producing MAFLTKIKKDFLHFISLYDAGYISFVYSLKALFAAVLSAVIVCVIFDFDLVIWAASIPIHLYFLNVVLVEQKQTIWYFVGFILLTALIVFLFCTILPYAFYFALLLMCIGFIAGIIGSYQMDLQRVINMSLIDGLIACIYIKSGADVTLFELIVAVFISGAIGIFTHFFMSLKKYGKVTRKYFPDLLLNLALMANNLHRNSDFIKIRYRILNQMEFIKKILNSKAANMKDSHTIKNTKRALFYLYRIEEIYQCLNAIHNDTKIKEKNFNPIRKEIVANIRELKKIFDGSLAHLKHRAIDRMDSEDFGHSLVNIVKIIYNKMHSFRRGGEEKDYFVEARNKKTLKVVFQAIKNRDHFFYYGVKYAFVLGIAILIADVFNMSHGAWIAMACVAIMRPNLGGVKHVGKEYILGVLAGLVGGLLLVFLTQGSLFFYFFFVLVVFGFIYFRAFPYGLWASFMMMAFIMMFSLVYGNSYLLVLDRFIDIALAFLIVFFAFLIFWPKYSTDEIFPNIQEGLVYFDSFYAKMLENFDSLGDLHQKISIKQKEFLSIYNILETNIIEAKKEKNHMQKDMQLLRNSLRYLEFLNQNTLKLYYLLVERWQENLKQEKELYMNDLQLLKTRYEMMNRAMQDNTFYFKEQQDGRFMVNEVVFKEIVIQIFNAQNGLFKILESIKKDR from the coding sequence ATGGCATTCTTAACAAAAATCAAAAAAGATTTTTTGCATTTTATTTCACTTTATGATGCAGGATATATTAGCTTTGTTTATTCATTAAAAGCACTTTTTGCTGCTGTGCTTAGCGCAGTTATTGTATGTGTAATTTTTGATTTTGATCTTGTGATTTGGGCAGCATCTATCCCTATCCATTTATATTTTTTAAATGTTGTATTGGTAGAGCAAAAACAAACTATTTGGTATTTTGTTGGATTTATTTTACTAACAGCTTTGATTGTCTTTTTGTTTTGCACAATATTGCCTTATGCGTTTTATTTTGCTTTGCTTTTAATGTGTATAGGCTTTATAGCAGGGATTATTGGTAGTTATCAAATGGATTTGCAACGTGTGATAAATATGAGCTTGATTGATGGCTTGATTGCGTGTATTTATATAAAATCTGGTGCTGATGTAACACTATTTGAGTTAATTGTGGCAGTTTTTATTAGTGGAGCCATAGGAATTTTTACACATTTTTTTATGTCATTAAAAAAATATGGAAAAGTAACAAGGAAATATTTTCCTGATTTATTGCTTAATCTTGCATTGATGGCAAATAATTTACATCGCAATAGTGACTTTATTAAGATTCGCTATCGGATACTCAATCAAATGGAATTTATCAAAAAAATTCTGAATTCAAAAGCTGCAAATATGAAAGATTCTCACACAATTAAAAATACTAAGCGTGCATTATTTTATCTCTATCGTATTGAAGAAATCTACCAGTGTTTAAATGCTATTCATAATGACACAAAAATAAAAGAAAAAAATTTTAATCCCATTAGAAAAGAGATTGTGGCAAATATTAGGGAGTTAAAAAAAATTTTCGATGGTTCTTTGGCACATTTAAAACATAGGGCAATAGATAGGATGGATAGCGAGGATTTTGGGCATTCTTTAGTAAATATTGTTAAGATTATTTATAATAAAATGCATTCTTTTCGCAGGGGCGGAGAGGAGAAAGATTACTTTGTTGAAGCAAGAAATAAGAAGACTTTGAAGGTAGTTTTTCAGGCAATAAAAAATAGAGATCATTTTTTTTATTATGGCGTAAAATATGCATTTGTGTTGGGGATTGCAATTCTTATTGCAGATGTTTTTAATATGAGCCATGGGGCATGGATTGCTATGGCATGTGTGGCAATTATGAGACCAAATTTGGGTGGTGTAAAGCATGTGGGTAAGGAATATATTTTAGGTGTTTTGGCCGGGTTAGTTGGTGGATTATTATTAGTATTTTTGACACAAGGAAGCCTATTTTTTTATTTCTTTTTCGTATTGGTTGTTTTTGGTTTTATTTATTTTCGTGCTTTTCCTTATGGGTTGTGGGCAAGTTTTATGATGATGGCCTTTATTATGATGTTTTCATTGGTGTATGGAAATTCGTATCTATTGGTTTTGGATAGATTTATTGATATTGCATTGGCATTTTTGATTGTATTTTTTGCATTCTTGATTTTTTGGCCAAAATATAGTACAGATGAAATTTTCCCTAATATTCAAGAGGGGTTGGTGTATTTTGATAGTTTTTATGCAAAGATGCTTGAAAATTTTGATTCTTTGGGCGACTTGCATCAAAAAATAAGTATCAAACAAAAAGAGTTTTTATCTATTTACAACATATTAGAGACTAACATTATTGAAGCAAAAAAAGAAAAAAATCACATGCAAAAAGATATGCAATTATTGCGAAATTCTTTGCGGTATTTGGAGTTTTTAAACCAAAATACCTTGAAGCTTTATTATTTGCTTGTAGAGAGATGGCAGGAAAATCTTAAACAAGAAAAAGAATTATATATGAATGATTTGCAATTATTGAAGACGCGTTATGAGATGATGAATCGTGCGATGCAGGATAATACTTTTTATTTCAAAGAGCAGCAAGATGGGCGTTTTATGGTAAATGAAGTTGTATTTAAAGAGATCGTAATACAAATTTTTAATGCACAAAATGGTTTATTTAAGATTTTAGAATCAATTAAAAAGGATAGATGA
- a CDS encoding tyrosine-type recombinase/integrase: MQDNIFFWINEFVRFKVKTLDRKRNYIEKEQILQEIAITNKETLNACVKLFYKQKFSSLNLYSSIFIGLIEFLEKTGIGYDVRNFKNNLIVDYLFSRNDLKNSSKFLYQKLLKEFFFFMGIKKKELFNFFYLNFSVDKKIDFLNQEELKKIHSHIKKMDTKKNNTKHLEKILALKILLFTGARASEVLSIKTKEIQFSNDIVIFKILGKGNKFRNLAIEINHIQELFILFNDQREFLFTIKYPTIYKACGRLLELCNISKNKKGAHLLRHSFASFLYKKTKDILLVQRALGHSTITETQKYMHIDEEERFGKIINAFHHL, from the coding sequence TTGCAAGACAATATATTTTTTTGGATTAATGAATTTGTTAGATTTAAAGTAAAAACGCTTGATAGAAAGAGAAACTATATAGAAAAAGAGCAAATCCTTCAAGAAATAGCTATCACGAATAAAGAAACGCTTAATGCTTGTGTTAAGCTATTTTATAAACAAAAATTTTCCTCTTTAAATTTATATTCTTCTATATTTATCGGCTTGATTGAATTTTTAGAAAAAACAGGCATAGGCTATGATGTGAGGAATTTTAAGAACAATTTGATTGTTGATTATTTATTTTCTAGAAATGATCTTAAAAATTCCTCTAAATTCCTTTATCAAAAACTACTAAAAGAGTTTTTTTTCTTTATGGGAATCAAGAAAAAAGAACTCTTTAATTTTTTTTATCTTAATTTTAGTGTCGATAAGAAAATTGATTTTCTTAATCAAGAAGAGTTAAAAAAAATCCACTCTCACATAAAAAAAATGGATACAAAGAAAAATAATACTAAGCATCTTGAAAAGATTTTAGCATTAAAAATTTTGCTTTTTACAGGAGCTAGGGCTAGTGAGGTGCTTTCTATTAAAACAAAAGAAATTCAATTCTCTAATGATATCGTCATTTTTAAAATTCTAGGAAAGGGGAATAAATTTAGAAACCTCGCCATTGAAATTAACCATATTCAAGAATTGTTTATTTTATTTAATGATCAAAGAGAGTTTTTATTTACAATCAAATACCCAACAATCTACAAGGCTTGTGGAAGGCTTTTGGAATTATGCAATATTTCTAAAAATAAAAAAGGGGCACATCTTTTGCGTCATTCCTTTGCAAGTTTTCTTTATAAAAAAACAAAGGATATTCTCTTAGTACAAAGGGCATTAGGGCATAGCACTATCACAGAAACACAAAAATATATGCATATTGACGAAGAAGAGAGATTTGGAAAAATCATCAATGCTTTCCATCATTTATAA
- a CDS encoding NYN domain-containing protein: MKQKKIALFIDCENIAARWVDEVIERLQNVGDLCIKKAYGDWRSDSLKSWNAVLIHHAIEPVHVITGNHNKKNQSGGKNSCDIKMSIDVMNCLYDGVADCIALASSDSDFASLAQEIRSKGLQAIGFGEIKSREEYRNSFTSFEILQKEEGKKEQDKITNNHHLINILKKAIDETSDNSGVSNVSVVGNWMRNNYSQTARSYGKKSWGDVFKELHNEFQIIYDKSKNTMKVKYLYW; the protein is encoded by the coding sequence ATGAAGCAAAAAAAAATTGCATTATTTATTGATTGTGAAAATATTGCAGCAAGATGGGTGGATGAGGTAATTGAGCGTTTGCAGAATGTGGGAGATTTATGTATTAAAAAAGCTTATGGAGATTGGCGTAGCGATTCATTAAAATCATGGAATGCGGTATTAATACACCATGCAATAGAGCCTGTGCATGTTATCACGGGGAATCATAATAAAAAAAATCAAAGTGGGGGCAAAAATAGCTGTGATATTAAAATGAGTATTGATGTAATGAATTGCCTTTATGATGGGGTGGCAGATTGTATTGCACTTGCTAGCAGCGATAGTGACTTTGCTTCATTGGCACAAGAAATACGATCTAAAGGATTGCAGGCTATAGGTTTTGGGGAAATTAAATCAAGGGAGGAGTATAGAAATTCTTTTACAAGCTTTGAGATCTTGCAAAAAGAAGAAGGGAAAAAAGAGCAGGATAAAATTACTAATAATCATCATTTAATTAATATATTAAAAAAAGCAATTGATGAGACTTCAGATAATAGTGGTGTGTCAAATGTTAGCGTTGTAGGTAATTGGATGCGTAATAATTATTCTCAAACCGCAAGAAGTTATGGTAAGAAAAGTTGGGGAGATGTGTTTAAGGAATTGCATAATGAGTTTCAAATTATTTATGATAAAAGTAAAAATACAATGAAAGTAAAATATTTATATTGGTAG
- the uvrC gene encoding excinuclease ABC subunit UvrC, which translates to MITPQTLNNLPTTFGIYQYFDSQGKLLYVGKAKNIKKRVKSYFKFQENHLIPNPKNSQRIQIMIAQAYHINTIIVSNEQDALLLENSLIKQLKPKYNILLRDDKTYPYIMVDLNTPFPFFEITRKVISKKNIQYFGPYPTGARDILDSLYDLLPLVQKKSCIKSKKACLFHQINKCPAPCEQKITKEAYATTTQEALHLLLHKEKLLTKMREKMQNLAEKLLFEEANLYKNRIEKIASISNFSEISYHKPYNLDIISIAKQTQNKEHIAILIKLFMREGKIIASDYELIKSDYEIDDSAVFTQHILNHYKEKLPILPESILFSQPLINTQELQDFIYNTQDKKLPIQFPKTGYKKTLIQIAEKNAQELLRQKIILKNKDEEILYLIKQGFNLSQTPFRIEIFDTSHHSFTFNVGAMVTYENNAFNKPSYRHYNLTSKDEYSQMQELLTHRIKSFSKNPPPNLWIIDGGKGQLNIAHELLESAGVDIDILAISKEKIDFKAHRAKGNAKDTIHSLQYSYKLDTQDKKLQFIQKLRDEVHRFAISFHRHKKTKDISKNLPYTLAQQKKLLQYFGDFTTLQNAPQELIKKILSSRDKN; encoded by the coding sequence ATGATCACTCCACAAACTCTAAATAATCTCCCTACCACTTTTGGTATTTATCAATATTTTGATTCTCAAGGAAAATTACTTTATGTAGGCAAAGCTAAAAATATCAAAAAGCGTGTTAAAAGCTATTTTAAATTTCAAGAAAATCACCTTATCCCCAATCCCAAAAATTCTCAACGCATACAAATCATGATCGCACAGGCCTATCATATCAACACCATTATTGTTTCTAATGAACAAGATGCACTATTGCTTGAAAATTCACTCATTAAACAACTAAAACCAAAATACAATATTTTATTGCGAGATGATAAAACTTACCCCTATATCATGGTGGATTTAAACACTCCTTTTCCTTTTTTTGAAATCACAAGAAAAGTCATCTCAAAAAAAAATATCCAATATTTTGGCCCCTACCCCACAGGTGCAAGAGATATTCTAGATAGTCTTTATGACCTCCTTCCCTTAGTGCAAAAAAAATCCTGCATAAAAAGCAAAAAAGCCTGTTTATTCCATCAAATCAACAAATGCCCTGCTCCATGCGAACAAAAAATCACCAAAGAAGCCTATGCTACCACTACACAAGAGGCGCTCCACCTCCTATTGCATAAAGAAAAACTTTTAACAAAAATGCGAGAAAAAATGCAAAATCTTGCAGAAAAACTTCTTTTTGAAGAAGCAAATCTCTATAAAAATCGCATTGAAAAAATTGCATCTATTTCTAACTTTTCTGAAATTTCTTACCACAAGCCCTATAATCTTGATATCATCAGCATTGCAAAACAAACCCAAAATAAGGAACATATCGCGATTTTAATCAAACTTTTTATGCGAGAAGGGAAGATTATTGCATCAGATTATGAACTTATTAAATCAGATTATGAAATTGATGATTCTGCAGTTTTTACACAACATATTCTTAATCACTACAAAGAAAAATTGCCCATTCTGCCAGAATCAATTTTATTTTCTCAACCCCTAATAAACACACAAGAACTACAAGATTTTATCTACAATACACAAGACAAAAAACTTCCCATACAATTCCCAAAAACTGGATACAAAAAAACTTTAATACAAATTGCAGAAAAAAATGCCCAAGAACTTTTGCGTCAAAAAATCATTCTAAAAAACAAAGATGAAGAAATTTTATACTTAATTAAACAAGGTTTTAATCTCTCCCAAACCCCATTTAGAATCGAGATTTTTGACACTAGTCATCATAGTTTTACTTTCAATGTAGGAGCAATGGTAACTTATGAAAATAATGCTTTTAATAAACCATCATACCGGCATTATAATCTTACTTCAAAAGATGAATATTCCCAGATGCAAGAACTTCTTACGCATAGAATCAAAAGTTTTAGTAAAAATCCCCCACCCAATCTTTGGATAATCGATGGAGGAAAAGGACAGCTAAATATAGCTCATGAACTACTTGAAAGTGCAGGAGTAGACATTGATATCCTTGCTATTTCAAAAGAAAAAATTGATTTTAAAGCCCATAGAGCTAAAGGAAATGCAAAAGACACAATTCATTCCTTACAATATAGTTATAAACTTGATACACAAGACAAAAAACTACAATTTATACAAAAACTTCGTGATGAGGTACATCGCTTTGCTATCAGTTTCCACAGACACAAAAAAACCAAAGACATCTCCAAAAATCTACCCTATACACTTGCACAGCAAAAAAAACTTTTACAATATTTTGGAGATTTTACCACCCTACAAAATGCTCCACAAGAGCTCATAAAAAAAATCCTATCTTCAAGAGATAAAAATTAA
- a CDS encoding relaxase/mobilization nuclease domain-containing protein, with the protein MKLSDTKIKKNDFKFKNQKISKIEVDDDLFEWVPIKRAKATKQSIKDYFAHFHLTIENKEASHSFHPKIEKKQVVIKNIGNMKIKHLYNALNYAIQNIEDRGESVLNQDFEMQNLQFVLKEWEKDFNKQKPQNEGMHLIFSIQEANNHENMEVLKLSVFNTLKSNLLDYNFILVPHSHQNNPHIHCFINKTHIYTGRKLHFANRNEFRDFFHQLREDFKNNLYLFSGTRLDYSNEPRNYLTNIAKKDFDNFNHKSFLLPIYNNLSKKIRLLENKIKHLNQDILEFNKKHPQELRKINEMQKMEDLRQKVIKNQWALSKTKSEFEKFLEFENQFEKLASSRREVEKKGFVINFLKKVDRRFLDKKSIKNLKLLEDERELLKNALNIEGKKLIKSFDERIYQNHKNAYQIKKELFILDKMAKIESNEEIKQRKDTLMLEMQERKKEIMQMIQNYAKLAQIEELQKKKQKKLLQLQKELEYLEKSDSLIATDKTISHKQKENLKLSKIKIT; encoded by the coding sequence TTGAAATTATCAGATACTAAAATCAAAAAGAATGATTTTAAGTTTAAAAACCAAAAGATTTCTAAAATTGAGGTTGATGATGATTTATTTGAGTGGGTGCCGATTAAAAGAGCCAAAGCCACTAAACAAAGCATAAAAGATTATTTTGCCCATTTTCATTTAACCATAGAAAATAAAGAAGCTAGTCATTCCTTCCATCCTAAAATAGAAAAAAAACAAGTTGTTATAAAAAATATTGGAAATATGAAAATCAAACATCTATACAATGCCCTTAATTATGCCATACAAAATATTGAAGACAGGGGAGAGAGTGTTTTAAATCAGGATTTTGAAATGCAAAACCTGCAATTTGTTTTAAAAGAATGGGAAAAAGATTTTAATAAGCAAAAACCCCAAAATGAAGGAATGCACTTAATTTTTAGTATCCAAGAAGCAAACAACCATGAAAACATGGAGGTTTTAAAACTAAGCGTGTTCAATACCTTAAAAAGCAATCTTTTAGACTATAACTTTATTTTAGTTCCGCATTCTCATCAGAATAATCCACATATTCATTGCTTTATTAATAAAACCCATATCTATACTGGCAGAAAGCTACATTTTGCAAATAGAAATGAGTTTAGAGATTTTTTTCATCAGCTAAGAGAGGATTTTAAAAATAATCTTTATTTGTTTTCAGGCACAAGGCTTGATTATAGTAATGAGCCTAGAAACTACCTCACAAACATCGCAAAAAAGGATTTTGATAATTTTAACCATAAGTCCTTCCTATTGCCTATTTATAACAATCTTTCCAAAAAAATCAGATTGCTTGAAAATAAAATCAAGCATCTCAATCAAGATATTTTAGAATTTAATAAAAAGCATCCTCAGGAGCTAAGAAAAATCAATGAAATGCAAAAGATGGAGGATTTAAGGCAAAAAGTTATCAAAAATCAATGGGCTTTATCTAAGACAAAAAGTGAATTTGAAAAATTTTTGGAGTTTGAAAATCAATTTGAAAAATTAGCAAGTAGCCGAAGGGAGGTGGAAAAAAAAGGCTTTGTCATCAACTTTTTAAAAAAAGTCGATAGAAGGTTTTTGGATAAAAAATCAATTAAAAATCTTAAACTACTAGAAGATGAGAGGGAATTGCTGAAAAACGCCTTAAATATCGAGGGTAAAAAGCTTATTAAGTCCTTTGATGAGAGAATTTATCAAAATCATAAAAATGCCTATCAAATCAAAAAAGAACTTTTTATTTTAGACAAAATGGCAAAGATTGAGAGTAATGAAGAGATAAAACAACGCAAAGATACCTTAATGCTGGAAATGCAAGAGCGTAAAAAAGAAATTATGCAAATGATTCAAAACTATGCAAAATTGGCACAAATAGAGGAATTGCAAAAGAAAAAACAAAAAAAGCTTTTGCAACTGCAAAAGGAATTAGAATATTTAGAAAAATCAGATTCTTTGATTGCTACTGATAAAACTATAAGCCATAAACAAAAAGAAAATCTAAAACTAAGTAAGATAAAAATTACTTAG
- a CDS encoding trimeric intracellular cation channel family protein: MEHGVLISVLFIIGIVVESMTGALAAGRCKMDLMGVIFIALVTAIGGGSVRDILFNHHPLTWIKTPEYILVIVIAALFATRIPKIITRFERVFLLLDAIGLVVFSIVGTAVVMAKYDSVILAICGGVITGVFGGILRDTLCNQIPLIFQKEIYASVSLLASALYYMLLTICGIGAEIASVITIICGSLLRIFAIYYKIGLPVFNFEESSKK; encoded by the coding sequence ATGGAACATGGGGTTTTGATATCTGTGTTATTTATCATTGGTATTGTGGTGGAATCTATGACAGGAGCTTTGGCTGCTGGTAGGTGTAAAATGGATTTGATGGGAGTAATTTTTATTGCTTTAGTTACTGCAATTGGTGGAGGATCTGTAAGGGATATTTTATTTAATCATCATCCATTAACTTGGATTAAGACTCCAGAATATATTCTTGTTATTGTGATTGCTGCTCTTTTTGCTACGCGTATTCCTAAGATTATTACGCGTTTTGAGCGTGTATTTTTGCTTTTAGATGCTATCGGGCTTGTAGTTTTTAGTATTGTGGGGACGGCTGTGGTGATGGCAAAATATGATTCTGTGATTTTAGCGATTTGTGGGGGAGTGATTACAGGGGTTTTTGGTGGAATTTTGCGAGATACTTTATGCAATCAAATTCCCTTAATTTTTCAAAAAGAGATTTATGCAAGTGTGTCACTTTTGGCATCGGCATTATATTATATGCTTTTGACAATTTGTGGCATTGGTGCGGAGATTGCTAGTGTGATTACAATTATTTGTGGGAGCTTACTTAGAATTTTTGCAATTTATTACAAAATTGGGTTGCCAGTGTTTAATTTTGAAGAATCTTCTAAAAAATAA
- a CDS encoding outer membrane beta-barrel protein, with the protein MKKIAISMVFLGLGSVFAESIDEEIERLEKENKLLELKQKQQVLQKDLEQGRITNSNNTIEKHLPKDYTKQKEKNGFFLGVEAELGSMDYLRYTTNSEIPSDAFNYNDTNITFNGGLLLGYQHYFDANAKHGIKVSSHLYSGIGYEINNFIQKIDSNQSKTIETTHSFIPIKFGVDVKYLYDFLNRDNHSLGLNAGLGYEVDYYLENFLTNNAGFSYSNNNILVQGVYFTIGLHYLFKKHHLFEMNYRLGGIFGLINHQNIEQINNENNLKSQIGVYDLHTQSYLTISYAYKF; encoded by the coding sequence ATGAAAAAAATAGCAATATCAATGGTATTTTTAGGATTAGGAAGTGTTTTTGCAGAAAGTATAGATGAAGAAATCGAGCGTCTAGAAAAAGAAAATAAACTTTTAGAATTAAAGCAAAAACAGCAAGTCTTGCAAAAAGATCTAGAACAAGGAAGAATTACTAATTCTAACAATACCATTGAAAAACATCTCCCTAAAGACTACACAAAGCAAAAAGAAAAAAATGGATTTTTCTTAGGAGTAGAAGCAGAATTAGGAAGTATGGATTATTTAAGATATACAACTAACTCAGAAATCCCTAGCGATGCTTTCAATTATAATGATACTAATATTACTTTTAATGGTGGCTTGCTTTTAGGGTATCAACATTACTTCGATGCAAATGCTAAGCACGGAATCAAAGTTTCTAGTCATCTTTATAGTGGTATAGGGTATGAAATAAATAATTTTATTCAAAAAATTGACTCAAATCAAAGTAAAACCATAGAAACAACCCATTCTTTTATCCCTATTAAATTTGGAGTAGATGTAAAATATCTTTATGATTTTTTAAATAGAGATAATCATAGTTTAGGATTAAATGCAGGCTTAGGTTATGAAGTGGATTATTATTTAGAAAATTTTTTAACAAATAATGCAGGGTTTAGTTATTCCAATAATAATATTTTGGTACAAGGCGTTTATTTTACAATCGGTTTGCACTATCTTTTCAAAAAACACCATCTTTTTGAAATGAATTATCGTCTTGGTGGTATTTTTGGTTTAATCAATCATCAAAATATAGAACAAATAAATAATGAAAATAATCTTAAATCACAAATCGGGGTTTATGATCTTCATACTCAAAGCTATCTTACAATTAGCTATGCTTATAAATTCTAA
- a CDS encoding toprim domain-containing protein — MKKRPQNIPLHFVLMQMGYKPMNMNEREVLRSRWIPLKNEDLNEKIMVAIKFDEKLQEPYYLYYNMNGDEKDRGNIINFCKMRKININHFLAQHSKADFTDLDVEYLKKMQIPKSSKKLKEEFDELNNVDLCNGFLENRQIHQNLIKEYQDQIKTDSYQNVIFPNYVLNEIKAMGINYRFVNLCGFTKRLKTPLFKDSEGNLRKKPLKNIQVGSKGFEILKPKGEIKNFIITESILDSLSLLDLKKLDPHHTLLCSTSGNFDIKKAEKLLKYFVDLKILSHESNIFLAFDNDENGREFYKKVEKYFQELNITPKLYIPFTKDCNDDLRLSKIISNIPTAQSLQDFLEKSLKDYQESKTRRNIILQKIRQIDKYKPLKESFKEQFNNIEKHKAIKKL, encoded by the coding sequence ATGAAGAAAAGACCCCAAAATATTCCTCTACATTTTGTATTAATGCAAATGGGTTATAAGCCTATGAATATGAATGAAAGAGAAGTTTTAAGATCAAGATGGATTCCTCTAAAAAATGAGGATTTGAATGAAAAAATCATGGTGGCAATAAAATTTGATGAGAAATTACAAGAGCCTTATTATCTTTATTACAACATGAATGGAGATGAAAAAGATCGAGGAAATATTATTAATTTTTGTAAAATGCGAAAAATTAATATTAATCATTTTTTAGCACAACATAGCAAGGCAGATTTTACAGATCTTGATGTAGAGTATTTAAAAAAAATGCAAATTCCAAAAAGTAGTAAAAAACTTAAGGAAGAATTTGATGAGCTAAACAATGTTGATTTATGCAATGGCTTTTTAGAAAATAGACAAATCCACCAAAACCTAATAAAAGAATATCAAGACCAAATTAAAACTGATTCCTATCAAAATGTTATTTTTCCTAACTATGTTTTAAATGAAATAAAAGCCATGGGAATTAATTATAGATTTGTCAATCTTTGTGGCTTTACAAAAAGGCTAAAAACCCCTTTATTTAAAGATAGTGAGGGAAATTTAAGAAAAAAACCATTAAAAAACATTCAGGTTGGTAGCAAGGGTTTTGAAATATTAAAGCCAAAAGGAGAGATTAAAAATTTTATCATCACTGAAAGCATTTTAGATTCCCTCTCCCTTTTGGATTTAAAAAAACTAGATCCACATCATACTTTATTGTGTAGTACAAGTGGAAACTTTGATATAAAGAAAGCAGAAAAGCTTTTAAAATATTTTGTAGATCTAAAAATACTTTCTCATGAAAGTAATATCTTTTTAGCATTTGACAATGATGAAAATGGCAGAGAATTTTACAAAAAAGTTGAAAAGTATTTTCAAGAATTAAATATCACTCCTAAACTTTACATTCCCTTTACAAAGGACTGCAATGATGATTTAAGACTATCAAAAATCATTAGCAATATTCCCACAGCACAATCTTTGCAAGATTTTTTAGAAAAAAGCCTAAAAGACTATCAAGAATCTAAAACCAGACGCAATATTATCTTGCAAAAAATCAGACAGATTGATAAATACAAGCCTTTAAAAGAGAGTTTTAAAGAGCAATTTAACAATATCGAAAAACACAAAGCTATAAAAAAACTATAA